A stretch of DNA from Solea solea chromosome 11, fSolSol10.1, whole genome shotgun sequence:
ttggaattataagtagaatttggaactataagtagaatttagaactttaagtagatttcagaattataagtagattttggaactataagttgAATTAAGTAGATTTTctgaactttaagtagattagTAGAAGTCAAACTTCCATCTCTCTTCCAGGAAGCTGTACGTGGTGTTGTCCGTCGTGCTCTGCCTCCTGGCGTCTTCGCTTGTcgccttcttcctcttccctcGCCCGGTGGTCGTGGTGGACAACGGGATACGCTCGGTGACTGTTCACTTTGACCACCCCAACATGAAGGTCCTGATGAACATGACGGTACGGGTTTTTCTggattatcatttaaaaaaaaaaaaaaatctattgacatttagtccactagatggtgtgGAGTGCTCACTCTCAGGAGAGGGAACTCCTCAGCAGATTGAGTAGATAGTTGTTCTGTTAGTTAGTGTCTCTTGGTTTTGACTGTGCTCTCTGTTCTCCTCAGAGCACGCTGAACTTCAGCAACCCAAACTTCTTCTCCGTGCTGGTCCAGAGCATCACCTCTCAGGTCCTGTACATGAAGACAGTGATTGGGACTCAGCAGCTCGACGACGCCACCACCATCCTGCCACTCAGTCAGAGACAGGTACACGAAGATGCTCAAAGTGCATGCGCTGTGACAGGCAGAGGCggaaacggctcctggcacaaaCTCATGAGAGGAACCTGTCGTTAGCCCTCAGATTATAATTATATCTGTGGATTTGCGGCCATTTTTGAGGGCGTTAACATGCACAAAAATattggaggtcaggtctggcaaaaatgcgatattggcatagttcccagacctgtgtgttgctcaagggctctatagcgccccctaaggtgaaaacaggcaaaattgagttcaaCTGTATTCCCAGAAACTTGGTAAAGAAGTTatcgaccaagacgaacaaaaaagtcgaccgtaaccatggcctcaactcaacaggaagttggccattttgaatttgcacCCTAATTAAATGAGACACATCACACTGCGTGCAGTCCGAGCTGAACTTATCTCTGTTGTGCTGAGAGAATATAAAGTGTTGTTGAATGACACGTCTGAGTTTTACTCTTATAAACATTAACAAGACATTGTCAACGTCTGACCTGGTCTAAATCTTCCGCAGGTGAACTACACCGTCAGCGTGGAGATTGGCAGCAGCGCCCCCTACGTCTAGTAAGTGTCATCACTGTTGTTGCATCTAAAACATGTAGCGTTTTTTTCAGCAGTGAATTCTCACTAAACCGTCTTTGTCTTTTCAGTGCCTTCTGCACCATGCCCAGCATCAAGGTCCACAACATTGTCATATTTTTGCAGTAAGTAAATtgtaacatttcatttcattttattttatttagttttgttttgtttctgctctttgttctgttgtttttgtatcttttaGCTTTGAAAGAAGTActgaaaaatatacatattttatatatccCTCACAAAACAGCAAATAGTTCCAAATGTTCTCCATATAATAGGTTACTGGTCCCTTAAAGtgatatatagtgtatatatacttaaagtatatatagtatatatatatatatatatatatatatatgtatatgtgtgtatgtatatatatatatatatgtgtgtgtgtatatatatatatatatatatatatatatatatatatatgtgtgtatgtatatatatatatgtgtgtatatatatatatatgtgtgtgtgtgtgtatatatatatatatatacgtgtgtgtgtatatatatgtatgtatatatatatataagaagcGAGTTAAAGGTGGTGAAACACGTATGTAAGGCTGGTCAGTCCCTTCAGGACTCTGGTGATTTGGTGATTTCATGATTTCAAGATTTCAACAATCAATGCAAAGTCAACCTATTACCCGTctgtctgataccgatatctaAAACTCAggtatctactgatactgatattatTCCTTTAGACtgtttatgaacgtatgaagctgtttaacagcacatttgtgctgagtcatttcaaagacataattctccaacggtgtcacaaatattgaagaagaaataaacagcaccaaacatgactcagctaaaattcttctgctgatttttttatttacatttttacagatatataagatttttggattgtatatGGATATTGACCGATATCATCCGATACTGACCGATATCAtccgatactgaccgatacgaTACCGACCGATACCAACAGTTACTGACCACTACTGACCAATACGATACCGGCCGCTACTGACCGGTACTGTCCGATTACGACCGTTACCGACCGCTACTGATACCGACCGTTACTGACCGATACGATACCGACTGATACCAACAGTTACTGACCACTACTGACCAATACGATACCGGCCGCTACTGTCCGATTACGACCGTTACCGACCGCTACTGATACCGACCGTTACTGACCGATACGATACCGACTGATACCAACAGTTACTGACCACTACTGACCAATACGATACCGGCCGCTACTGACCGGTACTGTCCGATTACGACCGTTACCGACCGCTACTGACTGATACCGACCgttactgattcccatccctacttcCAAAGAATCTTAGGAAATGAATCCCAGGAAAAGCCTTAAAATCACTGCAACATGCTTTGAAATTAGCTGGTTTTTTTTATCGCAGCATTCACGAAAACCAACCGCCAAATCCCGGAAGGACTGACTTGTCAGAAACGTAGCGCACTGCAGTGTCTGGAACCAAATAGATTCCTTGCATTGTGATTTCCCACCGCGTGTCTGTCGCCACGTAGCGCTTTAATCCCTCTGTCCATTTGTCCCCGTTTTTTCAGAACGTCGGTGAAAACTTCGTACATGGTGCGAACGTCTCAGAACAGCCTGGAGGCGTATCGCTACATAGACTGCGGCACCAACACCACTTACCACCACGCGGCTCGCGGCCGCCGCTCCTCTGCGGCGTCCTCCGGCTTCGCTCTGCTCTGAGTGGAACACTCCTCTAATCCCAATCCAATCCTGTCAGATTAAACTCCAggaacaattgtttttttttaaccactatTTCGACAAACACAGTTTTCTGTGTGAGTGACGGCGACGACGCCAcctggtggctgcacagtgggaCATTCCATAGGAGACGGAGGTTGCCAGTTGAAAAACATTAAGTTTTAATTACTGAGGTCAGTAACAGAGTTGAACCTCGTGGTTTTTACTGCTCTTAAAGACGCCTGCGATGGAAGAGAAGAGGCTGAACTCAACTCAACTGAATCTTGGGGGGGAAAATATTAAAGGGGTGAGTTTTCTGATTAACCTTCATTTCAATATTCACTttgtagcacatttaaaactttTCCCACAACTTTCAGAcgtgtatttacattttaatcagtAAAGGTAGAACGAATGGTGCAAaatagaagaaataaacaacgTTCTGAAGCTTTAAGGAacagaattatatatatatttactacTGAGTAAAAGCTGctgatgtttttataaaaaaggaTATTTTTTGGGAATTTAACGAGACGGataattcttttctttttttttgctgtgttatTTAAAGGTTTGGCATTTCCACATTGATTTGCTTTtggttttaaatgaaatgatctAATCTGGTCTGAACACACTGGTTTTTTACATTCAgggttattgtgtgtgtgatatagaGTGGATTATTGTTCTCACACTTGATTTAATTTAACGTTATCAGCGACGACGTCATCCCTCACTGTGGTATATCATTCTCTCCGCATtgtttctcactcacacaaaagaTAAGCTTGTGTCCCACAGTTTGAACTGTCAACATGTTGCAGctgtgtttagtttgtttttgtttgtttgctctcagtgaaaacacggcTCACAAACGACTCACCCGACAAAATCCATGCCCTCTTTTAGTCGTTAACATCGTAAGAAAACCAGTCCAGTCGAtagaaaacaaaccaaaccccatagagaaaatccgaGTTTTAAGCTCACAGAGGACACAGgagttgatccactgcttcctccgtcagaacattaaaatgtgtcgtTTTGTGAATTCAGCATGTGCAATTCTTCCTTGAAATGtacctcagtggcacaaagtgaccacatgagggagcagtagagcagcagctcctctgtccctgtgagctaaaaacgctgattttctctatgggatttggtgcagttTACAAATGTCACTTTCCTGTTTTAAAACAGCAGTTAAACAGTAAAATTAAACATATTCTTTAGAAATCGTGGACTTTTATTGGGTGAGACATTTGTCATGTGTCTGAATTATCTCTTTAACTTTATCAAGTATTCCTCATATTTCTTGTGTTACAGTATTGTCTCTGTATAGTGTAGCCATGGCGACAGAATCACTGAGagaacttttctttcttttttttaaatataagagTTTGTAAATTTATAAATGAATGGTTTTTACaagggcttttttttgttgttttttaaatgttggaaaaatatattaaagggaattgtgaataaataaaattgagaTTGTACGAACACCAGAGATTTaagggtttattttttttattaatcagcAATTTCTGaaaatattatgtaaataaGAAGAAatgggtgtacctaataaagtggccggttaaatgatttctttgtctacAGTTGAGAAACATCCTGTGTGGGGagaaattgattaaaaatgtagatattAATCACTGATTAGGCACAAAATTAGTGCtttatgtgatttttctttccttttatatTTGCTAACTACCGAAACTTGAAATTAATCAGCGATTTTAGATTTTAACTGAGCAAAAATAGTAATGTTTTGGCTGTACTTGAAGAAACGGGTGTacataataaagtggccggttaaatgatttctttctttctttacagtTGGAAAActaattaattacatttttatggaAGGATAAATAAGGAAAGAATGAGATTATTTGATAAGAATACTTGGGTACcacatttcacttttatttattcttcatttgcatctgcatacacatttaaatgtctcaTACACGGTTCCTATAGCTGCATGTGAAAATATATTACTACATCATATTATATAAGAGATCAACAgaaacagaccataatatatTAACGCTGTGATACAcaagtagtgttttttttttcttcctactTTTGGTTtataacaaacacagtaaatatgatgcataataataataataataataaaaataataaaaacaaatacaagaagCAATAAGTACAAAAATATAACTGGatataaaaacagaagaagctTATTAATACAAGAGTGCTTTGTCTTTGGTTaactttgtgtttctgtttcacaccatatttgattttttttgccgATATCGGGAGTTTTTTGGTCGATAGCGACTGATGTTCGCCTTCCTCCGCAGACgtcatttagtctctttgtagtgaaataaacatatttttgcGTACGTATTAGggtgaaatatcacaatatttttgCTTAAAACGACCACTAGATGGCGCCGAGTGCGCACGCTCACTAGTGCTGTTTTGTGTGAGTATATTGCAATATATGATTTAGCAAATACTGCAAAAATATTTTTGCAATATTATCGTACATAGTTTTGACAGAatctctcacaccaaactccattgagaaaCTCATCGATgttaacatcacagcacgcaggagttgttgatcctctgctgcctccatcagtgcgtgaaaatgtgtcattttcacGCACTGATGGAAATTCTTCCTTGAAATGTACCTCATTggcacagagtgaccacacgaggcagcagtggaccagcagctcctgtgtccctgtgagctaaaaaatgctcattttctctatggactttggtgcagctgACAAACTCCACTCTCCTTCActttattgtgacttaaatatcgtattGTGCGGTGTCTTTGGTGGACGATTCCTGCCCTGAATACGTATGTCGTAGCAGATGttgatattcatatttattcactgtaaaataataaataaacataacgCAATACCAGCTGTAGAGGGCGCTAGTGTTTGCCGATGTCGTGCATTCTAAGTGTTTCTTCGCAGCAGTGGCGTGCTCATACGTCGTCGCTCgtctgtttccttgttttcacatacatttcttattttatttaattttttttaaaaaagtgcacGTAACAATTCCTTCATCCAACATGGCCGCCCACAGGAAGTACCCACatcagcacacgcacacacgcataaCTCCCCTCGCACGTTTTCTCGTCAAAAGTTACAAAAAACCTCACGTTCCTGTTTGCTTCTGTGAGACAGTTATTGTCTCACGCTCCGATTACAAAGTGTATGTACAGtaaaagcgtgtgtgtgtgtgtgtggttggtggTAAATAGTGTGACCTGAACATCTGTAGATAGACAAACTATAAAAACACTGTCACAACATAAACACCTGCGTTTTAAAAACAGGCACTTATTAACCTTTACACAAAATGGAATTTTCTTATAGGCATAGTtcatagttttttgttgtttttttaaagtgtatgaggtattgacacgtgatcacactcccacaccaaactccattgagaaaacctgtgtttttagctcacagcaacacaggagctgcagttATTTACTGCCTCATATaccaagtttgtgtcacttatatTAAATCAGAACCaagtatttcaaacactgaaatcacaaaataatgcaTTTGAGTGTAattatggaggcagcagtggatcaacaactcctgcatgctgtgatgtaaaatcaacaattttctctatgggctttggttcAGGAGAGATTGTGGATTTCTCACTTAGTAAAATCTACACCAGCTCAATAAAATCTATAAAATCTTAACAATTGAAAACAACTTTTTTAAACActagacagtttttttttctgctggacACCACAAATTTAcacttaaataacacatttgctgctttttcttcatttaccaCTGAATAGTCTTTTCCTGCTGGAGGATcgtaaacctctcactctcccacaccaaaccccatagagaaaatgagtgattttaaaacagcattttaatcacaggacacaggagttgttgatccactgctgcctccatcagttaagttgaaacatgttattttgtgcGTTCTGTGTCTTTAAATCTTTCGtctgattttatattttttgtttaagtGACAATAACTTACCCCAACAAgtcagctcctgtgtctctgtgagctaaaagcgatgtttttctctatggactttggtgtgggagagtgaaaagTTACTTCAGTCTTTCGTCAAAGTTTTTTCTCGTGTCCCCACAAGGACAAATGTAAAATGGAGGTCAATACGTCATACCTTTATGTTTAAAGAGAGCAAAAGATTTTTAATATCAATCATGAGGTCGAGTTATGACGTAGCTGTGAAGTCAGAGAATGACATTATTGTATTTATGTGTGAACCTTTACAACCGATAAGAGTAGAGATGATGATCTACGGTTTATCGTTGACGTTTGTCCTCCGAAGCGTCCTCCTCGTCCCTGGAGGAGTTGTAAAATCATAGCATCATATTTTCATTTACGACCTTTGGGAAAAAGTGAGTgtaaagcagaaaaatgaacaTCAGTACGGATCCTGTGACTTTATATGAATGTATTTACACCAAACAATAACATATTTTAGAACTGTCCAGCAAACTCCTTGCGGATCCTTTGCGCTCTTCTTCGTTTTACTCTCTCCCCTTCAAAAGTCTCTAGCGGCGCTGCGACAGCATGACCTTGTTGATGAAGTTGACGATGGCGGACGCTGGCTGTTCGGGGTCCAGCTCCGCAAACACGTGGCACACGTTCTCCGCCTGGCTGCCGGGCTTCTTCGCTACGAAACCGAAAACCCTGAGAggtcaaaaaattaaaaataaagtcaggaagaagaaggaggaaagtACGTCCTGAGAGATTCAAACACAAGAGGGCGATGTTACGTACGACCgctcacacctggcattaaatgTGTCCTGGTAAAGTACTTTAAAGGTATTTTACTGGAGTGAAAGTAGAAAAAGTATTTTACTAGAAAATAACTTTTGtggaagtcacttttttataataattactcaagtaaaaatCTTAATGTTgatcacatttatatttaagtatttaaaagtaattttaCTGATATAAAATTTCTATACTCATATACATTTTGGATGTTTtactatacaattacttttttgtctcattttggacgttttactatactatgactttttgtctcattttggacgttttactatactctgactttttgtctcattttggacatcttactatactatgacttttttgtctcattttggacattttactttattatgacttttttgtctcattttggacttttactatactatgactttttgtctcattttggacaccttactgtactatgacttttttgtctcattttggacgttttactatactatgactttttgtctcattttggacttttactatactatgactttttgtctcattttggacgtcttactatactatgacttttttatgacgttacatgtttttgttaatgtgttttcaaaagtgtaaaagtgttttttaaacatataaTAATGGTTTGCAATTCCAGGCCACCGCTGTACGTGCAGGGTTAAAACTCTAATGACGGAATTAgtattgatgtaaaaaaaaaaatggtgttgtgttgttttgtgtctggaTTTCATTCTTCAACTACTTTCccaacattcacacattcacagtccaGTGCCATGCAGAGGCTTTAATATCAGAGTCAACCTACACAATCTTTACTATATATatgacacacagaaacatgctcACAAACAGAGAACTTACTTAACAGTGGTGCTGTCTGAGTTAGTCCACctacagcagagagagagaggaaaccagactcagacaaacacacacacacacacacaagcacgagCTGACTATCAAGCCGCTGCAGTACGACATGCTAGCAAACATCGCCACGCTCTCGTCTCTCATGCGTCAAAACAAATCCATGGATCCATGCAAAGGACGAATCATCACAGATGTCGTGAAAATGAGGTGATTTTTGATGCTCATTTCGGGGTTAGTTATGTTTGAGTTAGTTATAACTTCTCACCTCCTGTCTTTAGGGTCGATGCTGCTGAAGGTCACGCTGCTCACAGGGTAATGTCTCCTGAAGAAAACcctacaagaaaaaaaacacatttttgttacttaacaaaaggctcacagACATAAAACTTGGTTAATGTGGGAACATTGTCGTGTTAAGAGTGAATAAAACTTCAATATTTACCTTCGTTGGCTGTCAGTGAGTGTGATTCCCTGCGACGTCACCTTGAACTGGACGACGGTGGCGGCGGGACGAGGGTTACGACCCAGCGTGGCGCCCGTCGCCTTGGCGATTGCCTGGGGGCCGGTCAGAGACTCGGTTTCCACGGAGTTCAGGTAGAGGACGTTACAGGCTAACGGGGGAAAGTTAAGTTGAGAAGGTCAAACTTTTTAAATTAgattcaaaatgagacaaaaaagtcatcaaaaaagtcatagtatagtaaggtgtccaaattttgacaaaaaagtcatagtatagtaagacgtcaaattttgacaaaaagtcatagtatagtaagacgtcaaaaaattgacaaaaaagtcatagtatagtaaggcgtccaaaatgagacaaaaaaagtcatagtatagtaagacatccaaaattgacaaaaaagtcatagtatagtaaggcatccaaaatgagacaaaaaagcaaaGTATAGTAAGACAtccaaaattgacaaaaaagtcataggtaaggtgcccaaaatgagaaaaaaaagtcatggtatagtgagacatccaaaatgagacaaaaagtcatagtatagtaaggtgtccaaaatgtgacaaaaaagtcatagtatagtaaggtgtccaaaatgagacaaaaaagtcattgtatagtaaggtgtccaaaaagagacaacaaagtcatagtatagtaaggcgtccaaaatgagacaaaaaagtcatagtatagtaaggcgtccaaaatgagacaaaaaaatcatagtatagtaaggcgtccaaaatgagacaaaaaagtcatagtatagtaaggcgtccaaaatgagacaaaaaagtcatagtatagtaaggcgtccaaaatgagacaaaaaagtcatagtatagtaaggcgtctaaaatgagacaaaaaaatcatagtatagtaaggcgtccaaaatgagacaaaaaaatcatagtatagtaaggcgtccaaaatgagacaaaaaaatcatagtatagtaaggcgtccaaaatgagacaaaaaaatcatagtatagtaaggcgtccaaaatgagacaaaaaaatcatagtatagtaaggcgtccaaaatgagacaaaaaagtcatagtatagtaaggcgtccaaaatgagacaaaaaagtcatagtatagtaaggcgtctaaaatgagacaaaaaaatcatagtatagtaacaGATACCGGTGTTCTCATTTTTTGCAGAGGATTTTCCTGCCGTCATGGCAGCATAAAAacactgagtcatgtgacacctGTAGCTCTGTAGGCGACATTACatgaggatgaatgaatgaactcagGTGTGTAAACACTGACATGAAATGGAGAAAACTCACCTGCTCCTTGTTTGAGCAGGTCAGCAGCCGTGCTGATGTTACTCACTGGCTGAAGCTCCTGCACTTCACCCATCAGATCTGAAAAATCCACATTAGAACTTATCATTTAAGTgcatttctttaaataattaattcatcAGTCACTACCAGAAGAACCTCTATTTGACATCCTGCCAAAGAAAAACCTCAGAAACCTCATATTTAGCTAGTTTAGTTAGTtactgtcatagtttagtcttaCCTTTTTCTGTGATCTTCAGAGCACACGGCAAAGAAATGGGTGTGATGGAGTGTTGGTAGACTAAGGCAGACAGACTCCCTGTGGACAGCAAATAAGAGTGAAAATATTTAAAGTCCCTCATCATAAAAATGTGCAGACAGTTCAATAACTATAAGGAAAGAAAAGTCATTCTTAAGAACATATTCTCTGCTTTATTTCAGCATTAAATCGTCTTTAGAGCCAGGAAAATCAAGTTTGTaaacccacaccaaagcccattgagcGAATCAGTGTTTTAGCTCTCGGGGTACACAGGAGTTGCCGGTCTattgctgcctcgtgtggtcattttgtgtcactgaggtcaatctgaacgaaggatttcaaacattaaaGTCACAAAGGAACACGTTTGGATTTATTAAAGtatgcagcagtggatcaatgaACGATGTGTGGTGTGACGTAAAAtggttgattttctctatggagtttggtgctgTGAGAGAAACTCAGAGTTAACAGTCAGACACAGCTGAGTAATGTTGAGGAAAAAACGTGGGAACATTATTCTCAAGATATTGTGGACtgaagcaggtgtagatttttatTAAGTGAAACCTTTTTCACTTGCTGACAGCCTTGTTTTCAGCGACTCAATCATAATCATGATTCCCACTCGTACAACACATGCTCTCTGCTGCGCCGCATCTTGAAcacattaaatgttaatattgttCTTGAAACGCTgccatgaataaaaaaagtttcCCTTAAGCTGAGAGGAAGGACCACTTACCAAAGTAGGGCTCATTCTGGCATCCTTTAATCTTGACTCCTCGAGGGCCCGTTTCTATGAGAAAGTGTCTGACCAGCTGTTCCAGAGGATCACTCACTGCAACagcacatgtttacatgttacaATACATCACTGTCAACAACTACAAGTGTAAAattaaacagaaaaagaaaagatgtccACATTATTCCTCTCTCACTGAAGCAGAACAAGCGTTTTCCCAGGGTAACTAGACCGTGAAATTtaacttaaaattaaattaacctATAAGAGAGGATGTCTATACAGTAAATTGTACAGTTTTAAAGTATCAATAAAAGTGTCAATTTAACACCAATTCTAACTAGGACAAGATACAATCAGGATTTGTGACTAAAAGTTAAACATAAAGACCTCGTTGGTGTAAATTTAACACTATTAGACTGctttactgtacatgtaatTCACAATAGACTTGGTGTGTATTATGGGATGGGAGGACAACCTAAAGAAGGGGCCTCAGCTAATGCACACTAGCATAATTAGCCACTTTATTAATGTTGATGCTACAGAAGGAAAAAGCCATCAACAACCTGAAAGTCAGTATTTACAACAGGAAAAGGTTGGTCGTGTTCTGTTTAAGGAGGCGGGGCATAATCTACTTATGTCCCGCCTCCCTCTCCCAAACTGCTCTACTTTGCAAGACTAGCGTGATTCTGTAGCTAACGTAACTGTCACCCCCCTGGAAAGAACTAGCTCAAAGCTACTCCGGAGGTTCCAgccatcatcatttccagagtAGCATAAGGTGGATATGAGTTACAAAAACAGCTCATGTCTTACCTTTGCTGCTGTGGTTGTTCACACTGGGAGGAGGCGTCGCCACCTTCAGGGCCAAGCCGTAAGCTCCCTGGAAAGAATTACTGTCCCTGATCAGGAAAGTTCCTGGCTCTCTCTCCTTCAGTGCTGCAatcgctacacacacacacacaccaccaaaaTATGGGATTGTTTTACTTGATTAGCTTACTCCCGCTAAAAATATTGGAAAAGCAA
This window harbors:
- the LOC131468555 gene encoding transmembrane protein 106C-like — protein: MGTRWSRSGSSMSLLPERQGCQRWEEDGNCDDDSLDGLIRREDIAQFPYVEFTGRDSITCPTCQGTGRIPSGQVNELVALIPYSDQRLRPQRTKLYVVLSVVLCLLASSLVAFFLFPRPVVVVDNGIRSVTVHFDHPNMKVLMNMTSTLNFSNPNFFSVLVQSITSQVLYMKTVIGTQQLDDATTILPLSQRQVNYTVSVEIGSSAPYVYAFCTMPSIKVHNIVIFLQTSVKTSYMVRTSQNSLEAYRYIDCGTNTTYHHAARGRRSSAASSGFALL